CGCGACCGCGAGCGCGGCCAGCGCCAGCGCCAGCGTGCGCGCGAGCGCAGGTGCCACGAGCTCGCGCACCGGCCGTCCGTCGCGCCAACTGCCGCCGAGGTCGAGTACGGCGAGGCCGGCGACGTACGCGGCCGCCCGGCGCCACCAGGGGCGATCGAGCCCGCGCGCGCGCGCGACCTGGCGGACGATCGCGGCCCGCGCATCCGGCGGCGCGCGGTCGCCGGACGGCAACAGACCCGCCGCCAGCGCCGCGCGTTCAGCCGGGCTGCCCGGCGCCAGGTCGACGCAGGCGAGCGCGACCACCGCGACGGCCACCACGACCGCCGTCATTCGCGCCAGCGCGCTCAGCGCGCGCGCCACAGCGACCGCGCCCACAGGCCGTCCTCGGTGACCACGATGCCGCCGACGTCGGCGCGCGCGAGCCCGACGCGCCGGTCCGTCGCGATGAAACAATACGGTTGCAGCTGCTTCAATCTCGCTGCCAGCGCGCGCTCGAGTTCGGCGCGCGCTGCGCGGTCTGGCGCGGCGCGGATCTGCTCGAGCAGTGCATCGACCTGCGCGTCCGCGAAGCCCCCGTAGTTGGTCTCGCCGGCGCGCGCGCTGTGGAAGCGATCGAAGTGGTCCGCGTCCGGGCCGGTCGAAAACGCGAGCAGCACCGCGTCGAATCGACCGGCGCGCGCGCGCTCGATCACGGCCGCGTAGGGCGCCGTGGCCACGTCGATGTGCGCGAGCGGCCGGGCGTCCGCCGCCCAGATGTCGGCGATGCGGCGCATCGTCCGCGACTCGGCCGGCACCAACAGCTCGACCCGCGGCGCGCCCGCGCCGGCGGCCGCCAGCGCGACGCGCGCGCGGCGCCGGGCCGCGGCGAAGCTCGCGGCGATCGGGACGTTCACCGCGCGCTTGCCCGACGCATCCGTCCACCCGAGCGGCCCGTCCACCGGGCGCGCGTAGCCGCGAAACACCTGCTCGATTACACCGCGGCGGTCGAGCAGATCGCACAGCGCGCGGCGTACGCGCGCGTCGCGCAACGCCGGGCGGCGCACGTTCCACACCGCCGCCAGGTAGGCGGGCGCGTCGTACGCAAACAGGCGAACCGCACCGCCGGCCGCGGCGATTGCCTCGTCCACCGGCAGCTGGACGGCCACGTCCAGCTCGCCGGCGGCCAGCGCCGCGAGCGCGCGCTGCCGGCTCGGCTCGATCACGTACACGATGCGGCGCGCGCGCGCCGGCGCGCCCCAGTAGCGATCGAACCGCTCGAGCACGATGCGCTCGCCCGGCTCCCACGCGACCGCGCGCAGCGCCCCGGTGCCCACCGGCGCACGGCTGGCCGGCGCGCTCGCGATCGCGGCCGGCGAGACGCCGGCGAACGCGCGCGCCGACACAACCGGTACGCTCGCGAACGTCTGCTCGCGCCCGAGTCGCGGCCCGCGAAACACGAAGTCGACGGTGCGATCGTCGACCGCCACGATGGACACCGCGTCGTCGACCGCGGACGCATAGGCGGACGGCGCGCGGTCCGGCCCGACGAGCAACCGATAGGTGAACACGACGTCCGCTGCGGTGAGCGGCGCGCCGTCGTGGAACACGACTCCCGATCGCAATGTGAACCGCCAGCGCGTGCGGCCGCGATCGTCGACCTCGCGCCGGTACGAACCGGCCAGGCACGGCTCGACCTCGCCGGTCGCCGTGCGGCGCAACAGGCCCTCGTAGACGTCGCCGAGCGCCACGCGAATGGCGAGCGCGTCCGCCAACAGCGGATTGAGATGCGCCGGCTCCGCCTCGAGCCACACCCGCAACTCGGCGTCCGGGTCGGCCGCGGCCGTCGGGTCGCCCCCCGGCGGCGCGATCGCCGGCGGTCCGGGTACCGGCGGCCGCGGCGGCGCGGCGTCGTCGCGCGCGGGGCTGCGTGCCCCGCGCTCGTAACAGCCCGCCGTTGCGACGGCCGCGACCGCCGCGGCCGCGGCCGCGCGCACCCGCCATCGCGCCGTCCGCATCGCCGCCATCGCACCTCGCCGCACCGGTCATTGATCGGCCGGCGCGTCTTCCTCCTCAGCCAGCGCCACGTCGCGCAGCCGCAGCCAGCCGCCGACAACCTGCGCGTTGCGCACGCGGCGGGCGATCAACCCGACCGGCTCCGGCGCCACGATTCCGGCGATCGGCCACACTTGGCCGAGCCGCTGGGCGATCGCCGGCGCGATCGCCCAGCGATCCGCCGGAGTGGCCGCGCGGCGCATCCGTTCGAGCAGCGCGTCGAGCTGCTCGTCCGACAGCCGCCCGTAGTTGGCGCGACCGCGCGTCTCGAACAGCGGCGCCAGATCCGTGTCCACCAGCGCGCGCCACTCGACGAGCGCGAGGTCGAAGTCGCCGGCGGCCAGCCGATTGCGCAGCACGGCGGCCGTGCCGCGGCGCACCTCGACGAACACGCCCGCGCCGCGCAGTGCCGCGACGATCGCGTCGCGCTCGGCGGCCGGCGCCCCGTCGAGTGCGAGCAGTGCGATGTGCAACCGATCGCGGCCGCGCGCGCGCACCGCGCCCGGCGAGGCGGTCGTCCACCCGGCTGCATCGAGCAGGGCCGCGGCGCGCTTCGGGTCGTACGGGATCGGCGGCGGCTCCGGCCCACTGGCCGGTCCGCCGGGCCACACCGGCCAGGCCACGGGTCGCGCCAGCCCCCGGTACACGCGCTCGGCGATGGCGTCGCGGTCGATCAGCATCGCGAACGCGGCGCGCACGCGCGGATCGTCCAGCGGCGGGCGACTGCCGAACGCGAGGTAGCGCACGGCCGGCGGCCGCAGGTGCAGCGGCGCAAACCGCTCGCGGATCGCCGGCACCTCGGCCTGACCGGGATAGTGCTCGGGGATGAGCGCCGGGACGACGTCGATCTCCCCGCGCCGCGCCGCCGACAGCGCTTGCGCGGCGTCATCGATGCGGACGAACTCGATCGCGTCGACCGCCGGCGCCGGCCCCCAGTAGTTGGAATTGCGCACCAGGCGCACGCCGCCGTCGTCCCACCGGTCGACCCGGTACGGGCCGGTCCCCACGACCGGCCCGCGCCGCGGCGCCATTCGCCCGCGGTAGACCGACGCCGACAGCATCGGCACCTCGGCGAGCGCGCGGATGGTGTAGCCGTTGGGGCGCGCGAGCCGGATGCGCAGCGCGCGCGGACCGACGATGTCCACCGCCTCGACGTCGGCGAGCAGCGCGCGCAGTTCGCCGGCGCCGGTCCGCGGTTGCCGCGCGGCGTCGAGCGAAAACTGCGCGTCCACCGCCGTGAAGGCGCGGCCGTCGTGGAACCGTACGCCGTCGCGCAGTTCGACGCGGATCGTGCGCCCTCCCGGGCCGACCTGCCACGCGGTCGCCAGGCCCGGCGCGTAGTGCGCGGGCTGCCCGGGTCCGTCCGGCGACGGCTCGTAGCGGATCAACGTCTCGAACACGGTGTCCATCACGATGCGCCGGCCCCACTCGGTCGGAGATGCCAGCGGGTGGAGATGCACCGGATCGGCATCCAGCCACACCGACAGGGTGGTCGCGCGGCGCGCCGCCCGCTCGAGCGCCTCGCGCTCGGCCTCGCCGGCGATCGCGGGCGGGTCGACGTCGGTGGCGACCGGCTCGTCGCGCGCGTGCCGCCACGGTTGCGGCCGGGCCGGCGCCCCCTCGCACGCTGCGACCGCCACGGCGAGCACCCACGCTGCGCGGCCCATCCGTTGTGCTTGTTCCAATGTTGCCGGCATGTTATCAACCCTGCCATGCGGAATGCCACGAGGGACGGGATCGGCGCGCTGTCGCTCGCCGTACTGCTGATGGCGCACGCCGGTTGCAGCGGCGACGAGTTCCAAGGACCCGCGGCCGAGGTCCCCCAGTCCAACGTCAAGTTGGATCTGCCGCCGGTGCCGCAGTTCAAGATGCCCGAGCCGTATCCCGACGGCTCGCACTCCGTCGCCGAGATGCGCCTCAAGGGCAACAAGTATCTCGACACGGAGGTCACCGTCACCGGCTACGTCATCTGGATGTACGACTGCGCCACCGCGATCCGCACGCCCGAGATGACCGACAAAGACGTCGAGCGGCTTCTCAAGGAGGAGCCGGAGCGGTGTACGCGACCGAACCTGTACCTCGGCGACAAGCCCGACGATCCGGTCAACCGCGGCATCTGGGTGGTCGACATCCCGCGCCCGCCGCGCGAGGACGAAAAGAAGGTACTGCCCAAGGAAGACCTGGCGGCGTGGCCCGAGGTGCCCGAGTTCAAGGTCGGCCAGCACGTCAAGGTGACGGGTACGTGGGCGCTCAAGTCGCCGCAGGGGTTCGGCAGCAGCACCGGCCTGCTCGTCTACAAATCGATGCAGGATCTCGACGCCCCCAGCGAGGGGGACGGCAACTAGCGGCCGTCGCGCGCGGACACGCCGGCGACGTGCGAAGACAGGGTCGTCGCACGCCCGCAGCGCGCGACGGCGCGTATCGAGACGCGCAGCCGGAGGGCGCAAAGACGTACGCCGGAGATCGCCCGCAGGTCGCGACCGCAGCCAGTCGCGATGCGCGACGGTCTGCCGGGGGCCGCGCTCGCGGCAGGACGGTTACCACGGCGCGAGCAGCGCCGCGCACAGCGCCGGCGACAGTTCGAACGGAGCGGGCGCATCCGGGCTGGTCGCGACACAGTTGCGCCCGACCGCGAGGGTGTGGACCACCGGGGCGGACGCACCCGGGGGCGGGTCGAACTCCAGCTCGACGTCGACCGGCGCGCGCGGGCGTGCGCGCGTAAATCGGACCGCGCGCAGCCGAGCCGCCCCGTCGCGCACCGCCCGAACCGCTTCGGCATCGCGGGCCGCCGGCCAGTCGCCGGTGGCGCCGCGGTCGACGCTGCGACCTGCACGCCGGATCGCGCGCAGCGTCGCGGGTTCCTCGATCCACACGCCCCGATCGTAGAAGTCGACCGCGGTCGCGCGAAACGGCGCCACGGTCGGCAGCGCGAGCGCCACCGGCTCCCCGGCGCGCCGCGCGATGCGGCGGCGGAGGTCGACGTCGACGACCTCACCGCCCAAGTCGACGCGCACCCCGCCGCCGGCGCCACCGGGCGCCACGTCGGTCGCCTCGATGGAACGCACCGCCGCGAGCCACTCGCGGACCGCGTCGGCGTCGGCGAGCCGCCCGTCCGAAAAACGCCAGATCGCGCCGCGTCGCTCGAGCCGCACGTCGCCGATCGCGACGGCATCCGGTTTTCCGCGGAACAACCGCCGATCGACGAGCGCCATCGGCCCGGACGCGAGGAGAGCGCGCGCCGGGGCGAGCGCTGCGTCCGGCAGGCAGCCGAGCCCCGCCTCGGTGTCGGCCAAGACCAGGGAGGGCGAGCCGGGACACGGCCCGCGCACGGCGATCTGTTGCGCCGGGCCCGCCGCGTGGACCCGGACGACCAGGCCCGGCGGCACCTGCGCGTCGTCGACTCCATCGACGAAACGGTCGATGCGCGCGCTGGCGAGAGCGTCGAGAGCCGCGCGCACACGGTCGACGTCGGCGCGCGCCCGTCCGCCGCGTTCCAGGTGTACTTGCAACGGCCTGCCGCTGAACGACAGGTCGCCGGCGTCGCCGTGCAGCTCGAACGCGACGACGTCCTCCGGGGTGAAGTCGAGCGCACGCCGTTCGCGCAGATCCTCGAGCGCCACGTCGAGCGCGCGCACGGCGTCGTCATCGACCAGGTACGCGCGGCCGCCGGCCACGACCCACGTGCGGCCCAGTTGCGGCAGCGCGGCGCCCACGGCCACGCGCGCGCTGCCGGCTCGCACCGACACGCGCACCGGCCCGGCGTCAGCCGGCGTGCCGACGCGATGGTAGGTCAGCCGCTCGAGCGCGGCGAGCGCCGCCGCGACCGCGTCGCGATCCGCGGGCGCGTCCACCGGCCGGATCACGCGCGGCCCGGCCTCCCCCAGCGCGACGACCACGTCCGGCTGTCCGGGGCGCGTCCACGACAGGCGGTCCACGCGGACCGGATCGAACTCCGGCAGCACGCGGGTCGACGACCGGGGCGGCGGCGACGGGTCGTCGACCAGCAGCCCCACGGCCAGCGCGGCGGCGATGACGGACAGCGCGAGCAGCGAACCGCGGCTACCCACGCCGCCTCCGCCACGCGACGATCGCCCCGAGCAGCACCCATGCCAGGGGCAAGCCGACGACGCCGAGCGCGAACACCGCGCGCCGCTGCGCGGCGGTCATGATCAAACGGACGCGTTCGGGCGTCTTCGATCCACCGGCAGCAACGCTCGCCTTGCCCACCAGCCACCGGACGGCCGACGCCACGAGCGCCGCCCCCGCGCCCGCCCCCCGCGCGACGTAGTCGGTGGCCAACGGCCGCGCGGCGCCCAGCACGACGACGCGCGCCCGGTCCCGCTCCGACGCCGCCGCGACCGGCGTCGGGCCGACGCGATCGCCGGCGTCCGGCTCGACGTCGCCCTCGCCGAACAGCGCCGCGAGGTCCGTCTCGGCCCAACCCGCCGGCGACGTCGTCACGAGCGCCACGGCGGGCGGGTCGGCGAACACCGCGCGCGGCGACGTCCACAGCGTGAGCCGCCGCTGCTCGAAGCCGGCCGTCACCGGGTGGGCCGCGTAACCGCCGTACGTACCCCACGCCCCCTCGATGGCCACCGCCGCCGCCGGGTCGACCGCGACGGCGTCGGGCGTGCGAATGCCAAAGCGCGCGAGGACCAGTTCGAGCCCGTGCGGCGTGAGGCGACCGCCATCGGGGAGCGCGTCGACGGCGAGCAACAACGCGCCGCCGCGCGAAAGGTACGCGTCGACCGCCGCCGCGTCCGCGCCGGACAGAGGCCTCGTCGGCCCGAGCACCAGCAGGGCGCGGCAGTGCGCCGGCACCCCCGACGCCAGGTGCCCGACGGCATCGACGCGAACGCCGTCCCGGCGCAAGCGATCGGCCACCGCGGCCGCGTCACCCCCGCGCGGCGTCGCGTCCACCGGCAGTTCGCCGTGCTCGACCGCCGCGCACACCACCGGCCGATCCTCGTCGGTCAACGCGCGGATCGCCGCGGCGAACGCCGGCTCGGCGCGCAGCGCGGTCACCGTCCCGGCATCGAGTTCGTCGGTGCCGAGTTCCGCCATGTCCAGCAAATCCACGGCGCGCACGCGCCCGTCGCTCGCGCGGAACACCACCGCCCCGACGCCGGCGAGCACCTCGCGCGGCACGCCGGACGTCGTCACGAGCGCCTCGAACGCCGCCGGCGCGCGCACCGGGTCGATCGCGCGGACGCGAACGAGCGGCTGGCGCTCGGCGATGCGCCGCAGCACTCGGTCGATCTCGTCGTACACCGGAGCGAACCCCGGCTCGTCCGGCCGCACCAGGATCGCGTCGACCGGAGCGGTCACCGCGTCGACCGCGGCCAGCGTATCCGGAGACAGCGCGTTCACGCGCCCGGCGGTCACGTCCCAGTGCAATGGCCTGCGGGCGGCGTGCGCGACGACGAGCGCGGCGATCGCCGCGACGAGCAGCGCCGCGGCGCCGCGCGCAGCCAGCTCGTCGCGCCGCCGGCGGCCGACCCCCGCGAGCGCGGTCGCCGCCGCGAGCCCCGCTGCCGCCACGCCGGCGAACAGCGCGACCGCCCGGCTGTCGATGTCGCCCCGCGCGAACGCGTCCATGTGCGCGCGCAGATCGATCGCCGCGAGCACGCGCGACCCCGCCCACCTCGGCACGATGTGCGCGAGTTCGCCGCCGACCAACAGCCCCATGAGCGCCGCGAACCCGCCGACCGCGGCGACCACGTGGCTGGACGTGGCCGCGCCGGCCGCGAGCGCGACCGCGACGAACGCCGCGCCGCTGACCGCGACACCGGCATAGGCCGACGCGACCGCCGCCCACTCCGGCCGCGCCCCGGGCGCGGCGAACGCCGCGATCAGCGCCGGAAATGCCAGCGTCGGCGCCCACAGGGTGAGGTAGTGAGCGAGCACGCCGAGCCACTTGCCGACGACGGCCTCGCCCTCCTCGACCGGCGTCGTGAGCAGCGCCTCCCAGTTGCCCGTCCGCCGATCGTCGGCAATCGGCCGCATCGCGAGCGCCGCGATCAACATGAACGCCACGCTCCAATGCAAGAACGTCCCGCCGAAGAACGTGCGCAGCGCACCGCCGAGCGGCGCCGGGCGCGCCGGGTCCGACAGTACCTCGACCACGGCCCAGAACGACACGCCCTGCAGCCCGATGAACAGAGCGCCGACGACGTACGCCACCGGCGAGCGGAACTGCGCGCCGAGTTCGCGCGCGGCGATCGCCGCGATGCGCCGCGCGCGCGTCACGACAACCGCTCCACCACCGCGTCCTCCAGGCTGCCGCCGGCGGCGAGCGCGTCCGGCGGCGCATCCGCGACGACGCGACCGCGCGACATCACCACGACGCGCGACGCCAGCG
The nucleotide sequence above comes from Deltaproteobacteria bacterium. Encoded proteins:
- a CDS encoding ABC transporter substrate-binding protein, giving the protein MPATLEQAQRMGRAAWVLAVAVAACEGAPARPQPWRHARDEPVATDVDPPAIAGEAEREALERAARRATTLSVWLDADPVHLHPLASPTEWGRRIVMDTVFETLIRYEPSPDGPGQPAHYAPGLATAWQVGPGGRTIRVELRDGVRFHDGRAFTAVDAQFSLDAARQPRTGAGELRALLADVEAVDIVGPRALRIRLARPNGYTIRALAEVPMLSASVYRGRMAPRRGPVVGTGPYRVDRWDDGGVRLVRNSNYWGPAPAVDAIEFVRIDDAAQALSAARRGEIDVVPALIPEHYPGQAEVPAIRERFAPLHLRPPAVRYLAFGSRPPLDDPRVRAAFAMLIDRDAIAERVYRGLARPVAWPVWPGGPASGPEPPPIPYDPKRAAALLDAAGWTTASPGAVRARGRDRLHIALLALDGAPAAERDAIVAALRGAGVFVEVRRGTAAVLRNRLAAGDFDLALVEWRALVDTDLAPLFETRGRANYGRLSDEQLDALLERMRRAATPADRWAIAPAIAQRLGQVWPIAGIVAPEPVGLIARRVRNAQVVGGWLRLRDVALAEEEDAPADQ
- a CDS encoding DUF4340 domain-containing protein: MGSRGSLLALSVIAAALAVGLLVDDPSPPPRSSTRVLPEFDPVRVDRLSWTRPGQPDVVVALGEAGPRVIRPVDAPADRDAVAAALAALERLTYHRVGTPADAGPVRVSVRAGSARVAVGAALPQLGRTWVVAGGRAYLVDDDAVRALDVALEDLRERRALDFTPEDVVAFELHGDAGDLSFSGRPLQVHLERGGRARADVDRVRAALDALASARIDRFVDGVDDAQVPPGLVVRVHAAGPAQQIAVRGPCPGSPSLVLADTEAGLGCLPDAALAPARALLASGPMALVDRRLFRGKPDAVAIGDVRLERRGAIWRFSDGRLADADAVREWLAAVRSIEATDVAPGGAGGGVRVDLGGEVVDVDLRRRIARRAGEPVALALPTVAPFRATAVDFYDRGVWIEEPATLRAIRRAGRSVDRGATGDWPAARDAEAVRAVRDGAARLRAVRFTRARPRAPVDVELEFDPPPGASAPVVHTLAVGRNCVATSPDAPAPFELSPALCAALLAPW